In Brassica rapa cultivar Chiifu-401-42 chromosome A06, CAAS_Brap_v3.01, whole genome shotgun sequence, a single window of DNA contains:
- the LOC103871393 gene encoding pectin acetylesterase 2-like, with protein MKKLLWSLTLFGVILILPVNGEKFKDFNGTNVYQTENNVNSKAKVTMVGLTLIKNAALRSAVCLDGSPAGYHFHPGSGSGAKNWLVHLEGGGWCSDTESCEYSKRTSHGSSKHMEKKIPFTGILSDKASENPDFYNWNRVKVRYCDGGSFMGDNENKDAKLQFRGKRIWTSVMSDLLSNGMEHAKQGLLSGCSAGGLAAIFQCEDFKSSLMSSTRVKCLSDAGFFVDATDVSGDRSLRQLYTDVIEFQSITNNLPNDCLNRLNPTSCFFPQNLINQVKTPLFILNAAYDSWQIQESLTSKSADPTGSWADCTFNLAKCNESQIMFFQEFRIHMVNLLGGFKEQRKNGVFLNSCFSHCQTESHDTWYSKNSPSVKNKRIAVAVGDWFFERGGAKIIDCAYPCDKTCRNLI; from the exons ATGAAGAAACTTTTATGGAGTCTGACTCTGTTTGGTGTCATCTTAATCCTCCCTGTTAATGGGGAGAAGTTCAAAGATTTTAATGGGACAAATGTGTATCAGACCGAAAATAATGTCAATTCCAAAGCAAAGGTTACAATGGTTGGACTCACTCTCATTAAAAATGCTGCTCTGAGATCAGCAG TGTGTCTAGATGGAAGTCCTGCCGGTTATCATTTTCATCCCGGGTCTGGTTCAGGAGCAAAGAATTGGCTCGTTCATTTGGAG GGAGGCGGATGGTGTAGTGACACTGAAAGTTGTGAATACAGCAAAAGAACTAGTCACGGATCGTCCAAGCATATGGAGAAAAAGATACCTTTTACAGGAATTCTAAGTGACAAAGCCTCCGAAAATCCAG ACTTTTATAACTGGAACAGAGTAAAAGTTAGGTACTGTGACGGTGGATCCTTTATGGGAGACAATGAAAATAAG GATGCAAAACTTCAGTTTAGAGGAAAGCGAATATGGACTTCTGTTATGTCAGATTTGCTGTCGAATGGAATGGAACATGCAAAGCAG GGTCTGCTCTCTGGATGTTCTGCCGGAGGCCTTGCAGCAATATTCCAATGTGAAGACTTTAAGAGTtcactcatgtcttccaccagggTAAAATGTCTGAGTGATGCTGGCTTTTTCGTTGATGC CACTGATGTCTCTGGAGATCGATCTCTGAGACAGTTATACACCGACGTAATAGAATTTCAG AGTATTACAAACAATCTCCCTAATGACTGTTTAAATCGTCTTAATCCAACTTCG TGTTTTTTCCCACAAAACCTAATAAACCAAGTCAAGACTCCATTGTTTATTCTAAATGCTGCATACGATTCTTGGCAG ATCCAAGAGAGTTTAACTTCTAAATCTGCAGATCCAACTGGAAGTTGGGCTGACTGTACATTTAACCTCGCCAAGTGCAATGAATCCCAGATCATGTTCTTTCAAG AGTTCAGGATTCATATGGTGAATTTGCTCGGTGGATTCAAAGAGCAGCGTAAGAATGGAGTGTTTCTTAACTCGTGCTTTTCTCATTGTCAAACAGAGAGCCATGACACATGGTATTCCAAAAACTCTCCTTCGGTTAAGAACAAG AGGATTGCAGTTGCTGTGGGAGATTGGTTTTTCGAAAGAGGAGGAGCAAAAATCATAGACTGTGCTTATCCTTGTGACAAGACTTGCCGCAATTTAATTTAA